From Verrucomicrobiota bacterium, the proteins below share one genomic window:
- a CDS encoding Dabb family protein: protein MFSHVVIFWTDPSEPDAPDRLVAAAKQYLTSIPGIVNFHVGKMVPSHRGVVDQTYQVALNLQFSSKQAQDEYQDHPQHVEFVKQCKPLFARLVVYDFE, encoded by the coding sequence ATGTTTTCACACGTGGTTATCTTTTGGACTGACCCCAGTGAGCCCGATGCCCCTGACCGGTTGGTTGCTGCGGCCAAACAATACCTGACGTCAATCCCGGGCATCGTGAATTTCCACGTCGGTAAGATGGTGCCAAGCCATCGCGGCGTGGTTGATCAGACGTATCAAGTGGCGCTGAACCTACAATTCTCGAGCAAACAAGCTCAAGATGAATACCAGGATCATCCTCAACACGTGGAATTCGTGAAGCAGTGTAAGCCGCTCTTCGCAAGGCTCGTGGTATACGACTTCGAGTGA